Proteins found in one Bordetella genomosp. 9 genomic segment:
- a CDS encoding MmgE/PrpD family protein: MDSKTLAAPAGAGPRMAQWVSELSPDRIPDAVRHAALSCVLDTVGVAVAGSITPPARAALALCAGVGAARSTVLAALARPAGTGAGIHATPPQAAFANATAAHALDFDDNCYAGFVHGSAVIVPALLACAQATGASGAQAITALVAGAECEYAVGAATHGLLYDLGWWTTGVLGPIGAAMAVCKLLDLDARRTAHALSLAVGMAAGTKSCFASDAKPLMAGKAAEAGVQAALLAQAGAHGPADPFGHEHGFAARYNQGRFDTAALHMPGDRWYLLDPGVDVKRIPVCLSSHAAVDALRALIRRHGFRAADVASVECDVPPVVAANLCHDVPDSPAQARFSMPYAIAMTLLEPDWGLDGLSANQLTRADLRAAMRGVRMRTGPSWNDPARRRDAPEGAIVRVELRDGTVLQGSRDKAVGSPGAPLSPAESTRKFLDCTVHVIGEPAAMRLLAQLRALDGPMPVQALFDTLAEASAMASDTSTAGAGAGAGADCRPRPRPRPE, from the coding sequence GTGGACAGCAAGACCTTGGCGGCGCCGGCGGGGGCCGGCCCGCGCATGGCGCAATGGGTGAGCGAGCTGTCGCCCGATCGCATACCGGACGCGGTGCGTCACGCGGCGCTGTCCTGCGTGCTCGATACGGTCGGCGTCGCGGTGGCCGGCAGCATCACGCCGCCGGCCCGGGCCGCGCTGGCGCTGTGCGCCGGGGTCGGCGCCGCCCGCAGCACGGTGCTGGCCGCCCTGGCGCGCCCGGCCGGGACCGGCGCCGGCATCCACGCCACGCCGCCGCAGGCCGCCTTCGCCAACGCCACGGCCGCGCATGCGCTGGACTTCGACGACAACTGCTATGCCGGCTTCGTGCACGGCTCGGCGGTCATCGTGCCCGCGCTGCTGGCCTGCGCACAGGCGACCGGCGCGAGCGGCGCCCAGGCGATCACCGCGCTGGTCGCCGGCGCCGAATGCGAATACGCGGTCGGCGCCGCCACGCACGGGCTGCTCTACGACCTGGGCTGGTGGACGACCGGCGTGCTGGGCCCGATCGGCGCGGCAATGGCGGTCTGCAAGCTGCTGGACCTGGACGCGCGGCGCACCGCCCACGCGCTGTCGCTGGCCGTCGGCATGGCCGCCGGCACGAAGTCCTGCTTCGCCTCGGATGCCAAGCCCTTGATGGCGGGCAAGGCCGCCGAAGCCGGCGTGCAGGCCGCGCTGCTGGCCCAAGCCGGCGCGCACGGTCCCGCCGATCCCTTCGGCCACGAGCATGGCTTCGCGGCGCGCTACAACCAAGGCCGGTTCGACACCGCCGCGCTGCATATGCCGGGCGACAGATGGTATCTGCTGGATCCCGGCGTCGACGTCAAGCGCATTCCCGTCTGCCTGTCTTCCCATGCGGCGGTCGACGCGCTGCGCGCCCTGATCCGCCGCCATGGATTCCGGGCCGCGGACGTGGCGTCGGTGGAATGCGACGTGCCACCCGTCGTCGCCGCCAACCTGTGCCATGACGTTCCCGACAGTCCGGCGCAGGCCCGCTTCAGCATGCCTTACGCCATCGCCATGACCCTGCTGGAGCCGGACTGGGGCCTGGACGGGTTGTCCGCGAACCAGTTGACGCGCGCCGACCTGCGCGCGGCGATGCGCGGAGTGCGCATGCGCACGGGCCCGTCCTGGAACGATCCCGCGCGGCGCCGCGATGCGCCGGAAGGCGCGATCGTACGCGTCGAACTGCGCGACGGCACGGTGCTGCAGGGCAGCCGCGACAAGGCGGTCGGCAGCCCGGGCGCGCCTTTATCGCCGGCCGAGTCGACGCGCAAATTCCTGGACTGCACCGTCCACGTCATCGGCGAGCCGGCCGCCATGCGCCTGCTGGCGCAGTTGCGTGCCCTGGACGGCCCCATGCCCGTCCAGGCCCTGTTCGACACCCTGGCCGAGGCGTCCGCCATGGCGTCCGATACGAGCACGGCCGGTGCCGGTGCCGGTGCCGGTGCCGATTGCCGCCCCCGCCCCCGTCCCCGGCCCGAATAA
- a CDS encoding transporter substrate-binding domain-containing protein, producing MRLKKWILGALTTFSCVLAMSAHTAAHAADLLDEIMQRGTIRVAVPTDYPPFGFVGPDMKPQGLDVDMAGLIAQKLGVKLELVPVTAPNRVPYLQTGKTDLTISSLGKTAERAQVIDFSIAYAPFFDAIFGKKGNPAKTYDDLAGKTIAVTRGSMQDQELQKLAPKAVVNRYEDNNSTIAAFMSGQAELFASGTPVAAALTQRNPSLDMGLKVVLANSPCYIGVRKDQPKLLAKVNDIIREAKRDGKLDDLSKRWMGAPAGDLPE from the coding sequence ATGCGACTCAAAAAATGGATACTCGGGGCTTTGACCACTTTCTCGTGTGTGCTGGCGATGAGCGCACACACCGCTGCACACGCCGCCGATCTGCTCGATGAGATCATGCAGCGCGGGACCATCCGCGTCGCGGTACCCACCGACTACCCGCCTTTCGGCTTCGTCGGGCCCGACATGAAGCCGCAGGGACTGGACGTGGACATGGCCGGCCTGATCGCGCAGAAACTGGGCGTCAAGCTGGAGCTGGTGCCGGTCACGGCGCCGAACCGCGTGCCCTACCTGCAGACCGGCAAGACCGACCTGACGATTTCCTCGCTGGGCAAGACCGCCGAACGCGCGCAGGTGATCGACTTCAGCATCGCCTATGCGCCGTTCTTCGACGCCATCTTCGGCAAGAAGGGCAATCCGGCCAAGACCTATGACGACCTGGCCGGCAAGACCATCGCCGTGACCCGTGGCTCGATGCAGGACCAGGAACTGCAGAAGCTGGCGCCCAAGGCGGTGGTGAACCGCTACGAAGACAACAACAGCACCATCGCTGCCTTCATGTCGGGACAGGCCGAGCTGTTCGCCAGCGGTACGCCGGTGGCGGCGGCCCTGACCCAGCGCAATCCCAGCCTGGACATGGGGCTGAAGGTCGTACTGGCCAACTCGCCTTGCTATATCGGCGTGCGCAAGGACCAGCCCAAGCTGCTCGCCAAGGTCAACGACATCATCCGCGAGGCCAAGCGCGACGGCAAGCTGGACGACCTGTCCAAGCGCTGGATGGGCGCGCCGGCGGGCGACCTGCCTGAATAA
- a CDS encoding RidA family protein, whose product MAHTRIRKFNTRETYPEQKIDNDLCQAVVARGTTVYLRGQIGQNLDTSECVSVGDVAGQAEQAMRNIDMLLKEAGSQLDHICKVTIYISDPRYREAVYNVVGKWLKGVFPVSTGLVISAFARTEYLVEIDATAVIPD is encoded by the coding sequence ATGGCACACACACGCATACGCAAGTTCAACACGCGCGAAACCTATCCCGAGCAGAAGATCGACAACGATCTGTGCCAGGCGGTGGTGGCGCGCGGCACCACGGTCTACCTGCGCGGACAGATCGGCCAGAACCTGGATACGTCCGAATGCGTCAGCGTCGGCGACGTGGCCGGACAGGCCGAGCAGGCCATGCGAAATATCGATATGCTGCTCAAGGAAGCCGGCAGCCAGCTGGACCACATCTGCAAGGTCACCATCTATATCTCCGATCCGCGTTATCGCGAGGCGGTCTACAACGTGGTCGGCAAGTGGCTGAAAGGCGTGTTCCCGGTGTCCACCGGCCTGGTCATCAGCGCCTTCGCCCGCACGGAGTATCTGGTCGAGATCGATGCCACGGCCGTCATTCCCGACTGA
- a CDS encoding agmatinase, with protein sequence MATSPLTVPPKTGHKTLLYSELVTDLEGLRADIAVLGMPFGSPYTPQAFSNDQTRAPQAIREVTDRMVRAPEHYDFDIDGPLLQGRTDIRFVDCGDVMPDIHVPGEHFRRCETAVRHILRGGGLPIVLGGDHAITNPVLRGYEELGKEITLVHVDAHLDWRDDVNGVRDGLSSPIRRASELPYVGKIIQIGLRAQGSGRPADYEAAKAYGTELVSAYELHDIGMDAVLARIPDGGNYYLSIDADGMDPTIMPAVDGPAPGGVTFLQARKLIHGLVRKGRVVGMDIVEIQPAKDTPTRLTCVTAGRLIVNLIGSTIRAGYFDRT encoded by the coding sequence ATGGCTACCTCCCCCCTTACCGTCCCGCCCAAGACCGGCCACAAGACCCTGCTGTATTCCGAGCTGGTCACCGACCTGGAGGGCCTGCGCGCCGACATCGCGGTGCTGGGCATGCCCTTCGGATCGCCCTACACGCCGCAGGCCTTCAGCAACGACCAGACGCGCGCGCCGCAGGCCATCCGCGAGGTCACCGACCGCATGGTGCGGGCGCCGGAGCATTACGACTTCGACATCGACGGACCGCTGCTGCAGGGCCGTACCGACATCCGCTTCGTCGACTGCGGCGACGTGATGCCCGACATCCACGTGCCCGGCGAGCATTTCCGCCGCTGCGAGACGGCGGTACGCCATATCCTGCGCGGCGGCGGCCTGCCCATCGTGCTGGGCGGCGACCATGCGATCACCAATCCGGTCCTGCGCGGCTACGAGGAACTGGGCAAGGAGATCACGCTGGTGCACGTCGACGCGCACCTGGACTGGCGCGACGACGTCAACGGCGTGCGCGACGGGCTGTCCAGTCCGATCCGCCGCGCATCCGAGCTTCCCTACGTGGGCAAGATCATCCAGATCGGCCTGCGCGCCCAGGGCAGCGGCCGCCCCGCCGACTACGAAGCGGCCAAGGCCTACGGCACCGAACTGGTCAGCGCCTACGAGCTGCACGATATCGGCATGGACGCCGTCCTGGCGCGTATCCCGGACGGCGGCAACTACTACCTGTCCATCGACGCGGACGGCATGGATCCGACCATCATGCCGGCGGTCGACGGCCCCGCGCCGGGCGGCGTCACCTTCCTGCAGGCCCGCAAGCTCATACACGGCCTGGTCCGCAAGGGCCGCGTGGTCGGCATGGACATCGTCGAAATCCAACCGGCCAAGGACACGCCCACGCGGCTGACCTGCGTGACCGCCGGCCGCCTGATCGTCAACCTGATCGGCAGCACCATCCGCGCCGGCTACTTCGACCGGACCTGA
- a CDS encoding LysR family transcriptional regulator encodes MLKLDFDERNLRSLRVFCHVAEAGGFAAAERRLLMSKASISRHIRDVEARLGVRLCERGPGGFRLTAEGVVALNLATTALRALARIQPEVDAAHGVLSGPLSIGLGEHTLTHPDCHLPEALGELHRQAPNVRPEIVVMSFNELNQALHTQRIDVAIRGKYSEDRDFNYLPLYVETHRVYVSRNVALARDQARLPLVYRSHPYVERALATGRFERGPEAGGLDAVGALVATGYYQGLLPTHYGELLQGRYGLRLAARGVRYSHTGCAVTLASRPLSHRADLFLHVLRQLHRQPRIAGANNEGAFP; translated from the coding sequence ATGCTGAAGCTCGATTTCGATGAACGCAACCTGCGGTCGCTGCGCGTGTTCTGCCACGTGGCGGAAGCCGGCGGCTTCGCCGCCGCCGAACGCCGGCTGCTCATGTCCAAGGCATCGATCAGCCGCCACATCCGCGACGTCGAGGCCCGCCTGGGCGTGCGGCTGTGCGAGCGCGGCCCGGGCGGCTTCCGGCTGACCGCCGAAGGCGTGGTGGCGCTGAACCTGGCGACCACGGCCCTGCGCGCGCTGGCCCGCATCCAGCCCGAAGTCGACGCTGCCCACGGCGTGCTGTCCGGGCCGCTGTCCATCGGCCTGGGCGAGCACACCCTGACGCACCCGGATTGCCATCTGCCGGAGGCGCTGGGCGAACTGCACCGGCAGGCGCCCAACGTGCGGCCGGAAATCGTGGTGATGTCCTTCAACGAATTGAACCAGGCCCTGCACACGCAGCGCATCGACGTCGCCATCCGCGGCAAGTACAGCGAGGACCGCGATTTCAACTATCTGCCGCTGTATGTCGAAACCCACCGCGTCTATGTATCGCGCAACGTCGCGCTGGCGCGCGACCAGGCGCGGCTGCCGCTGGTCTATCGTTCGCATCCCTACGTGGAGCGCGCGCTGGCTACCGGGCGCTTCGAGCGCGGGCCGGAGGCGGGGGGATTGGACGCCGTCGGCGCGCTGGTGGCCACCGGTTACTACCAGGGGCTGCTGCCCACCCATTACGGCGAACTGCTGCAGGGCCGATACGGCCTGCGCCTGGCGGCGCGCGGCGTGCGCTATTCCCACACCGGCTGCGCCGTGACCCTGGCGTCGCGGCCGCTCAGCCACCGCGCGGACCTGTTCCTGCACGTGCTGCGCCAGCTGCACCGGCAGCCGCGCATCGCTGGCGCGAACAATGAAGGTGCTTTTCCGTGA
- a CDS encoding alpha/beta hydrolase, producing the protein MAQAASTQDLGGTNAVTWQGGEEHWIQRDGDVKLFMWHKPAAAGVPHAGTILFVHGSSMASQPTFDLSVPGRPDSSVMDWFAARGFDTWCMDNEGYGRSSKHRPINFDIPNGALDLAAGSEYILQRAKDKKLMVYGISSGALKAALFAQQHPDRVARVALDAFVWTGEGSPTLAQRKLKLPEFLAKNRRPIDRPFVESIFSRDHPGCADDNTVSAFADAILSLDNSMPTGTYVDMCSKLPLIDPEKLLVPTIVMRGEYDGIASFDDLAEFFKRLPNTFKQFTVMQGISHASFQQKNYKMVYHILHAFYTQPEPVYR; encoded by the coding sequence ATGGCTCAAGCAGCATCTACTCAGGATCTGGGGGGCACCAATGCCGTCACCTGGCAGGGGGGAGAAGAACACTGGATCCAGCGCGACGGCGACGTCAAGCTCTTCATGTGGCACAAGCCGGCCGCCGCCGGCGTTCCCCACGCGGGCACCATCCTGTTCGTGCATGGGTCGTCCATGGCCTCGCAGCCCACCTTCGACCTGAGCGTCCCGGGTCGCCCCGATTCTTCCGTGATGGACTGGTTCGCCGCGCGCGGCTTCGATACCTGGTGCATGGATAACGAAGGCTACGGCCGTTCCAGCAAGCATCGCCCGATCAACTTCGATATTCCCAACGGCGCGCTCGACCTGGCCGCGGGCAGCGAGTACATCCTGCAGCGCGCCAAGGACAAGAAGCTGATGGTCTACGGCATTTCGTCCGGCGCCTTGAAGGCCGCGCTGTTCGCCCAGCAGCATCCCGACCGCGTCGCCCGCGTGGCGCTGGACGCCTTCGTGTGGACCGGCGAAGGCAGCCCGACGCTGGCGCAGCGCAAGCTGAAGCTGCCGGAGTTCCTGGCCAAGAACCGCCGTCCCATCGATCGGCCCTTCGTCGAAAGCATCTTCTCGCGCGACCATCCGGGCTGCGCCGACGACAACACGGTTTCCGCCTTCGCCGACGCCATCCTGTCGCTGGACAACTCCATGCCTACCGGCACCTACGTCGACATGTGCAGCAAGCTGCCGCTCATCGATCCGGAAAAGCTGCTCGTGCCCACCATCGTGATGCGCGGCGAATACGACGGCATCGCTTCGTTCGACGACCTGGCGGAGTTCTTCAAGCGCCTGCCGAATACCTTCAAGCAGTTCACCGTCATGCAGGGTATTTCGCACGCCAGCTTCCAGCAGAAGAACTACAAGATGGTCTATCACATCCTGCACGCCTTCTACACCCAGCCGGAGCCGGTGTATCGCTGA
- a CDS encoding tripartite tricarboxylate transporter substrate binding protein, translating to MRHRIASAVAALALCGAVTATAWAQGDTANYPSAPIKLVVPFAPGGFTDVVARMLGEKLGAELGQPVVVENRMGAGSTIGTDYVAKAAPDGYTLVLISTTHVIGPWLYKKLPYDAIKSFAPITKLVDSPYVLVTNPKVPASSVAELIALAKAKPGRLDYASSGNGSSQHLAAALFASMADIKINHVPYRGSGQALADIIGGQVSMGFLGVTAALPQIAAGRLKALAVTTRQRSTDLPDVPTLDEAGVKGYEANIWLGLLAPAGTPKPILDKLHDATAKVMRGPDAAKALATAGLTLSLSSESEFEALLKSESAKWGKVVQDTGATVN from the coding sequence ATGCGACATCGAATTGCAAGTGCGGTGGCGGCGCTGGCGTTGTGCGGGGCCGTGACGGCCACGGCATGGGCGCAGGGCGATACGGCCAACTATCCCAGCGCGCCGATCAAGCTGGTCGTGCCTTTCGCGCCTGGCGGCTTCACCGACGTCGTCGCGCGCATGCTGGGGGAAAAGCTCGGGGCGGAACTGGGACAGCCGGTCGTGGTGGAGAACCGCATGGGCGCGGGTTCCACCATCGGCACGGACTACGTCGCCAAGGCGGCGCCGGACGGCTACACGCTGGTGCTGATTTCCACCACGCACGTCATCGGGCCGTGGCTGTACAAGAAGCTGCCCTATGACGCGATCAAGAGCTTCGCGCCGATCACCAAGCTGGTGGACAGCCCCTACGTGCTGGTGACCAATCCCAAGGTGCCGGCCAGCAGCGTCGCCGAGCTGATCGCGCTGGCCAAGGCCAAGCCGGGGCGGCTGGACTATGCGTCATCGGGCAACGGCAGCAGCCAGCACCTGGCGGCCGCGCTGTTCGCGTCGATGGCGGACATCAAGATCAATCACGTGCCCTACCGGGGCAGCGGGCAGGCCCTGGCCGATATCATCGGCGGCCAGGTTTCCATGGGTTTCCTGGGGGTGACGGCGGCGCTGCCGCAGATCGCGGCCGGCAGGCTCAAGGCGCTGGCCGTGACGACCAGGCAGCGGTCGACCGACCTGCCGGACGTGCCCACGCTGGACGAGGCGGGCGTGAAGGGCTACGAGGCCAACATCTGGCTCGGCCTGCTGGCGCCCGCCGGCACGCCCAAGCCGATCCTGGACAAGCTGCATGACGCCACCGCCAAGGTGATGCGCGGCCCGGACGCCGCCAAGGCCCTGGCCACGGCGGGCCTGACCTTGAGCCTGAGCAGCGAAAGCGAGTTCGAAGCGCTGCTGAAATCCGAATCCGCCAAGTGGGGCAAGGTGGTGCAGGATACCGGCGCGACCGTCAACTGA
- a CDS encoding thioredoxin family protein: protein MEEIDLNDGTADRFLLDAQGLSLVVFHSRTCGNCKLAREQLPGMDLPVDRICWVDAGDNGGLVERYEVFHLPAMFVVRNGAFHGPVQARLQDWDIRQQISLALDGYPGILP, encoded by the coding sequence ATGGAAGAAATCGATTTGAACGACGGCACGGCCGACCGCTTCCTGCTGGACGCGCAGGGCCTGTCCCTGGTGGTCTTCCACAGCCGGACCTGCGGCAATTGCAAGCTGGCGCGCGAACAGCTGCCCGGCATGGATCTGCCGGTGGACCGGATATGCTGGGTGGACGCGGGCGACAACGGCGGGCTGGTGGAGCGCTACGAGGTCTTTCACCTGCCGGCAATGTTCGTGGTCCGCAACGGGGCCTTCCACGGCCCCGTGCAGGCCCGGCTGCAGGACTGGGACATCCGCCAGCAGATCAGCCTGGCGCTGGACGGGTACCCGGGCATCCTGCCCTGA
- a CDS encoding DUF72 domain-containing protein, protein MAAGRIRTGIGGWTFEPWRKNFYPDGLPHSRELEYASRQVTAIEINGTYYSTQKPASFARWRDETPDNFVFSLKATRYATNRRVLAEAGDSVQRFIGSGLSELGDKLGPIVWQFAPTKAFDAEDFEAFLALLPAKVDGCRLRHVMDVRHASFMDAAYLKLARKYKVATVFTDSDKFPSFADLTADFAYARLMRASPDNRAGYPPKALEAWAERARTWAAGGQPEDLHYVDAAKAKPRAKGRDVFIYFINGHKEKAPAAAQALLEKLA, encoded by the coding sequence ATGGCTGCAGGCCGCATACGTACTGGCATCGGCGGATGGACCTTCGAACCCTGGCGCAAGAACTTCTATCCTGACGGCCTGCCGCACAGCCGCGAACTGGAGTACGCCAGCCGCCAGGTCACCGCCATCGAAATCAACGGCACCTACTACAGCACGCAGAAGCCCGCGTCCTTCGCCCGCTGGCGCGACGAAACGCCCGACAATTTCGTGTTTTCGCTCAAGGCCACGCGCTACGCCACCAACCGGCGCGTGCTGGCCGAAGCCGGCGATTCGGTGCAGCGCTTCATCGGCAGCGGGCTGAGCGAACTGGGCGACAAGCTCGGTCCCATCGTCTGGCAATTCGCGCCGACCAAGGCGTTCGACGCCGAGGACTTCGAGGCCTTCCTGGCCCTGCTGCCCGCCAAGGTCGACGGCTGCCGCCTGCGCCACGTCATGGACGTGCGCCACGCCAGCTTCATGGACGCCGCGTACCTGAAGCTGGCGCGCAAGTACAAGGTGGCGACCGTGTTCACCGACTCCGACAAATTTCCGTCCTTCGCCGACCTGACGGCGGATTTCGCCTATGCGCGGCTGATGCGCGCCAGTCCCGACAATCGCGCCGGTTATCCGCCCAAGGCGCTGGAGGCCTGGGCCGAGCGCGCCCGGACCTGGGCGGCCGGCGGCCAGCCGGAGGACCTGCACTACGTCGACGCGGCAAAGGCCAAGCCGCGCGCCAAGGGCCGCGACGTCTTCATCTATTTCATCAACGGTCACAAGGAAAAAGCGCCGGCCGCCGCGCAGGCGCTTCTGGAGAAGCTGGCATGA
- a CDS encoding GNAT family N-acetyltransferase: protein MTRINDYGQSIGDPLPGWTPRPRPPATPMQGRYCRIEPLDPARHGDDLYHAYSQAPDGRLWTYLSSEPFPDRASFDAYLEKAAASTDPLHHAIIDRATGKAIGSAALMRLDPANGVIEVGHVTYSPLLQRTAHATEAQYLFMKRIFDELGYRRYEWKCDSLNEPSRKAAVRYGFTFEGIFRQAVVYKGRTRDTAWFSMLDGEWATLRTGYEAWLAPDNFDAQGRQRRTLAACLGREHATSTSLE from the coding sequence ATGACCCGCATCAACGACTATGGACAATCGATAGGCGACCCGCTGCCGGGATGGACGCCGCGCCCGCGTCCGCCCGCCACGCCCATGCAGGGACGCTATTGCCGCATCGAACCGCTGGATCCGGCGCGCCACGGCGACGATCTCTACCATGCCTATAGCCAGGCGCCGGACGGCCGCTTGTGGACCTACCTGTCCAGCGAACCGTTTCCCGATCGGGCGTCGTTCGATGCCTATCTGGAAAAGGCCGCCGCCAGCACCGACCCCTTGCACCATGCCATCATCGACAGGGCTACCGGCAAGGCCATCGGCAGCGCGGCGCTCATGCGCCTCGATCCCGCCAACGGCGTGATCGAGGTCGGGCACGTGACCTATTCGCCCCTGCTGCAGCGCACGGCGCATGCGACGGAAGCGCAGTACCTGTTCATGAAGCGCATCTTCGACGAACTCGGCTACCGCCGCTACGAATGGAAGTGCGACAGCCTGAACGAGCCGTCGCGCAAGGCGGCGGTGCGCTACGGGTTCACCTTCGAAGGCATCTTCCGCCAGGCCGTCGTCTACAAGGGGCGCACGCGGGATACCGCGTGGTTTTCCATGCTGGATGGCGAGTGGGCAACGCTGCGGACGGGCTATGAGGCCTGGCTGGCGCCGGACAACTTCGACGCGCAGGGCCGGCAGCGGCGCACGCTCGCGGCCTGCCTGGGACGTGAGCACGCCACGTCCACGAGCCTGGAGTAG
- a CDS encoding cupin domain-containing protein, which translates to MANESDEAQRLIDRLGLQPHPEGGYYRETYRAAETVHRPTLAVQRSASTAIYYMLSGDAWSAWHRIRSDEVWHFYAGGALLVHVLDGQGALTTHRLGNAVDDPDCVFQAVVPAGCWFAAERVRTDRHTLVGCTVAPGFEFSDFELADVERLALAHPRHKSLVARLGPRQGALP; encoded by the coding sequence GTGGCGAACGAGAGCGACGAAGCGCAACGCCTGATCGATCGGCTGGGTCTGCAACCGCATCCGGAAGGCGGCTACTATCGCGAGACTTATCGCGCGGCGGAAACCGTGCATCGCCCCACGCTGGCGGTGCAACGCTCGGCCAGCACGGCCATCTATTACATGCTGAGCGGCGATGCGTGGTCGGCCTGGCACCGCATCCGTTCCGACGAGGTCTGGCATTTCTATGCCGGCGGCGCCTTGCTGGTCCATGTGCTGGACGGGCAGGGCGCATTGACCACCCATCGCCTGGGCAATGCGGTCGACGACCCGGACTGTGTGTTCCAGGCCGTCGTGCCGGCCGGCTGCTGGTTCGCCGCGGAACGGGTCCGCACGGACCGCCACACCCTGGTCGGCTGCACGGTCGCGCCGGGATTCGAGTTCAGCGATTTCGAGTTGGCCGACGTCGAACGCCTGGCGCTGGCGCATCCGCGGCACAAGTCGCTGGTGGCCAGGCTGGGACCGCGGCAGGGCGCGTTACCATAG
- a CDS encoding lytic murein transglycosylase, whose protein sequence is MRTSTGVARWLPVLLLTAAGIAGCAQPATSASAQGAAPSAPASGSAPATAAPGNAPGNAPAMSAAGATPAEQDRDPAQCLATLRAGAPANGVSVADFDRYTQNTRLLAVTVAAAKAQPEGKETWWDYIAKTVDDQRVADGKGVMDKSRDALNRIDDRYQIDSEPLVAIFGIETNYGSQLGKVDVLNAWLTRACTEQKPLWVKNVYASVRLLRDGTVTRDNFIGSWSGAFGMTQFIPTSFYELAADGDGDGRIDLYGSLPDALASTANHLLKRRATWTRGMPAVIEVRLPPSMAATLPASPDDEIMNRDDRRTLSQWNDAGVTRADGTPLSTVAISQPWQTVPAYLFAPTGARGPAFLATRNFDAILHYNQSHKYALAVSLLTNRLKGGPGLIAAWPTDDPGLSRAQIKELQGLLAARGYDVGTPDGIPGSKTRQAVAAEQQRLGLPQDGRVGYKIYSALRGGG, encoded by the coding sequence ATGCGGACTTCAACAGGCGTCGCCCGCTGGCTTCCGGTCCTGCTGCTGACGGCGGCCGGCATCGCCGGCTGCGCCCAGCCCGCCACCAGCGCATCGGCCCAGGGCGCGGCACCGTCGGCCCCCGCGTCCGGCAGCGCGCCCGCGACGGCTGCGCCCGGTAATGCGCCCGGTAATGCGCCCGCGATGTCCGCCGCCGGCGCCACGCCGGCCGAACAGGATCGCGACCCCGCCCAGTGCCTGGCCACCCTGCGCGCCGGCGCGCCCGCCAATGGCGTCAGCGTGGCGGACTTCGATCGCTATACCCAGAACACACGCCTGCTTGCGGTGACCGTCGCGGCGGCCAAGGCGCAGCCGGAAGGCAAGGAAACCTGGTGGGACTACATCGCCAAGACCGTGGACGACCAGCGTGTCGCCGACGGCAAGGGGGTCATGGACAAGTCCCGCGACGCGCTGAACCGGATCGACGACCGCTACCAGATCGACAGCGAACCGCTGGTCGCCATCTTCGGCATCGAAACCAACTACGGCTCGCAACTGGGCAAGGTGGACGTGCTGAACGCCTGGCTGACGCGGGCCTGCACCGAACAGAAGCCCTTGTGGGTCAAGAACGTCTACGCGTCCGTACGCCTGCTGCGCGACGGCACCGTCACGCGCGACAACTTCATCGGCTCGTGGAGCGGCGCCTTCGGCATGACGCAGTTCATTCCGACGTCGTTTTACGAACTGGCGGCCGATGGCGACGGCGACGGCCGCATCGATCTGTATGGATCGCTGCCGGATGCGCTGGCGTCCACCGCCAATCACCTGCTCAAGCGCAGGGCGACGTGGACCCGCGGCATGCCCGCGGTCATCGAGGTACGCCTGCCGCCGTCCATGGCGGCGACGCTGCCGGCATCGCCCGACGACGAGATCATGAACCGCGACGATCGCCGCACCCTGTCGCAATGGAACGATGCCGGCGTGACGCGCGCCGATGGCACGCCCTTGTCCACGGTCGCCATTTCGCAGCCGTGGCAGACGGTGCCAGCCTATCTGTTCGCGCCCACGGGTGCGCGCGGCCCGGCTTTCCTTGCCACGCGCAATTTCGATGCGATCCTGCACTACAACCAGTCGCATAAGTACGCCCTGGCGGTGAGCCTGCTGACCAACCGGTTGAAGGGCGGGCCGGGATTGATCGCCGCCTGGCCCACCGACGATCCGGGCCTGTCGCGCGCGCAGATCAAGGAATTGCAAGGCCTGCTGGCCGCGCGCGGCTATGACGTCGGTACGCCGGACGGCATTCCCGGCAGCAAGACGCGCCAGGCCGTGGCGGCGGAACAGCAGCGCCTGGGCCTGCCGCAGGACGGCCGCGTGGGCTACAAGATCTATAGCGCCCTGCGCGGCGGGGGATAG